Part of the Arvicanthis niloticus isolate mArvNil1 chromosome 2, mArvNil1.pat.X, whole genome shotgun sequence genome, TCAATAATAATATCTGTTTATGTGAAGAGCCAAAGGAAAATGATAAAGTTATGACAGCATTCACCATTCAATCACACAACAAACATTTCAAAATCTAGATCACCCATTTTCAGGGACACCCTTCTAAAAGTAGGAAGAGGACAAAGTAAGGGGCGTGGAAAAGTGTGATGAAATAACTTTTTCCGTTTTCTTCCAAGTAAGTCTGGGAGTCTTTAAGTCCTTCTTGCTTTATACTGCCTAGTTTTTTACACCGTAGATTTCATATTGCTGATCCACAAGACTGTATGGATTCTCACCTTGCCATCCAAGTGGACTGTCTGGGTCTTCAAAAAAGATGGTGTGATTTtgaaacaaagtagaaaaaatacTTTTGGAAGGAAGCTCCAGAAACTCTGGGTGTGAAGTGGGGCTTTTTCTTTCATCTACCAAAACACTGAGATTAGGGTTTGGGGGGTATGAGACCCCACATAGCACACACCAAGCCCTGAGGTTGATTTCCAACACCAAGCAAAACCAAACCCCAGGATTACTCAAACACTGATTGTGACCCATTCACCCAGCTAGTCAATAACCATTTATCGCACTTACTACATGCAGGGCACTGTGCTTAATGCTAGCAATATGTAGATGAATAAAACACAATCCCTCTCTTTTAGGAACTAATAGTTTAGGGAAAGAACCAGCCAGTCACAAATGGTTTTCTGAGCAGTCTCAAAAACTCTGTTGACAATCTtagagaaagacaagagaattGTGGGTTGGAAGGAACTCCTTCCATAGGCTAAAGTTGAGCTCAGGAGAAGGAAAGGTCTTTTCTTACATTTAGGAGAAAATCTCCAGGTTTTTCAAGAATTTCTATAAATTGAGACTCATAAAACCCCCAGTCCAGAACCTTGCCCATCCTTCCCCTTCAAGTTGAATGGGAAGCTGAGAGCATGCTCTAGGCCTTCTATCTTGATTGGTCTTGCCAATGACAGTCCCTCTAGGatttttcacttttcttcttgGCAGGTTACCTGGAGCCTGGGAGCTGGTCCAGCTCTCTTAAGATTCAGCAGACACTGGCCTTGGTGGAGAAGAAGACAGTGGTAGTCAATGTTATTTGAGCAGGGTCAGCAGGCCCTGGAGCTTCCTGAGTGCACCATGCAGAAGGCTGCATACTATGAGAACCCAGGACTCTTTGGAGGCTATGGATACAGCAAAGCCACTGATACATATGGCTACAGCACTCCTCATCAGCCCTACCCACCCCCTGCTGCTGCCAACTCCCTGGACAGTGATTACCCAAGTTCTGCCTGCTCTATCCAGAGCTCTGCACCTCTCCGAGCCCCAGCCCACAAAGGAGCTGAACTCAATGGTAGCTGCATGCGGCCTGGCACTGGGAACAgccagggtgggggtggtggcAACCAACCTCCAGgtctgaactcagagcaacagccACCAcaacctcctcctccaccacccacCTTGCCCCCATCCTCACCCACCAATCCTGGAAGTGGAGTGCCTGCCAAGAAGACCAAGGGTGGGCCAAATGCTTCAAGTTCTTCATCCACCATCAGCAAGCAGATCTTCCCCTGGATGAAAGAATCCCGACAGAACTCGAAGCAGAAGAACAGCTGTGCCACTTCAGGTAGCTCTATAAGCAGGCTGTCCCTGGACCACATCTCTTCAGATGGGCCCCAAGACCCTATTAGGAACCAAGGGACTCAAAGCTAAATGGGCAACCTTAGGAACAATGTACCCAAACTCCCATTTGTGTAGAAATGCCTATCCTTTTTAGTGACTTTGATTGGGTACATAGCCTTGCAGAGATAGGGCACTCTTTCATTGCTCAGTCCACTGCTGGACTGGTCCCATACTTATTAATAGAAAGTCCTTCCTTATACTGACATATTATCTGCCTTCCCAGGCTGCTAGTCATAACTCAGCCTCTTCTTCTACTCAATAGCCCTTCAAATGTGAAGATAGGTTCGGTATAGCGTCTTATACCCATAATCCCACCACtcaaggctgagacaggagtgtATTGAGTTCAAGGAGAGTCTGGGAAGTGTGTTCCCAGAAACCTTtaagagaccttgttttaaaacagaaaccCAAGTAGAGACAAACAACacctaaaacagaagaaaaagacccATGCCCAAATAAGTTATAAACATTatccatttatttcatttaactttccaaagaactctttCAAACAGATACAAGGGAACATCCTCACTGCTCCCAGGTCCACAGAACTGCAAAGTGCTACACTTGGATGTAACTGGTATGGCTTCAAGGCCATCAAGGCATAACCATGAGACTCAGCCCACTCTAGTGAAACTGTAACTGGGAAGAGCATTTCTAGGGGGAGAAAATAATTAGAAACGAGAGCGGCTGTCCCTTCCTTGCCCTTGAAAGGGAGACTCCAGAGCTGAGAAAGACTTCTCGTGGTCCATTCTGAGTTTGAAAGAAAGTGGGCATGGTGAGGGACTGATGTCTGCTGGTTGCTCAGACTGCTGCTTCTTGAAAATGTCTAGCTTTGTGTTCTTGGTGGGGATTATTTTCCAGGTCCAGGGCTAGTCTGAAGCCTGGGATACGATTTGTTATCAGGTCTCTATTCTGCCCGATGCTCCCTGGGCAGCTGCTCCTAAGGGAAAGTGTCTTCCTGCCTGCAAgctccctcctctgcccctccctccttagCTGAGACACAGGCCCTCCCTCCCAGGAGAAATCCATTTGTCTTCCCAGTGAAGGAGTGGACAAGCAGCTCAGGGGTGGCAGGGGAGGTGAAACCAGTGCTGAGGCTGCTTCTCCTAGCATTGCCATATGCAACATGctttcaggctggccttgggatCCCCTAAAACTCCAGGGCAGTATCTTTGGGGAGGGTATTGTCACCTCCATGACTTTAGGTGCACCTGGCTTGAGTACTTCCTTCTTTGCCCTTTGGTGTGTTTGACCTGTAAACAAACAAGGCAGGCTGGAGCTGCCTCAGATCTCCATCTTAGTCCCCAGCCCCAAGCAGCAGAGGTTGGGAGGGGGTGTTCAAAGAAGCCTGGCTCTTTTGGTGGGAGACTCTCATGAGCTGCTTCTAGCTCCACAGTAATGTCTTTTATGGCCTTCGGGTTAGAATGAACCGATGGGCTAggatggaggggagagagagggcgGAGTAAAGGCAGAGAAGTTACAGGTGCGAGGGACAGGTAGGCCCAGAGGTGTGTGGGATGAGTGCTCCCTCAGACTTTCACCTCTCACAAGACCCCACCCTGCTCTAGACAGGGATGGAGGTGAGAGCCGGGGAGGAACGTGGAGACAGAGAAGCACCTCTTTCCGTTCTGGGGTTCCTTACTCCTGGCTCAGCACCCTCTCTATCTCCCTCATTGCCCAGGAGAGAACTGCGAGGACAAGAGTCCACCGGGCCCGGCATCCAAGAGGGTGCGCACGGCGTACACGAGCGCTCAGCTggtggagctggagaaggagttcCACTTCAACCGCTACCTGTGCCGGCCGCGCCGCGTGGAGATGGCCAACCTGCTGAACCTCACCGAGCGCCAGATCAAGATCTGGTTCCAGAATCGTCGCATGAAGTACAAGAAGGACCAGAAGGCCAAGGGCATCCTGCATTCTCCGGCCGGCCAGTCCCCTGAGCGCAGCCCACCTCTTGGAGGAGCGGCGGGCCACGTGGCCTACTCCGGGCAGCTGCCGCCGGTGCCCGGCCTGGCCTACGACGCACCCTCGCCGCCCGCTTTCGCCAAATCGCAGCCCAATATGTACGGCCTGGCCGCCTACACGGCGCCGCTCAGCAGCTGCCTGCCGCAGCAGAAGCGTTACGCGGCGCCCGAGTTCGAGCCCCATCCCATGGCGAGCAACGGCGGCGGCTTCGCCAGCGCCAACCTGCAGGGCAGCCCGGTGTACGTGGGTGGCAACTTCGTCGACTCCATGGCGCCCGCGTCCGGGCCGGTCTTCAATCTGGGCCACCTCTCGCACCCGTCTTCGGCCAGCGTGGACTACAGCTGCGCCGCGCAAATCCCTGGCAACCATCACCACGGACCGTGCGACCCTCATCCCACCTACACAGATCTCTCGGCTCACCACTCGTCTCAGGGACGCCTGCCCGAGGCCCCCAAACTGACACATCTGTAGCGGTTGCCGCGGGCCAGGCGCAATTACCTCTCTGGTTTTGGTGGCAGGGGTGGTGATGGGGCGGGGCCCGAGGGGCAGTTTAGGGGAACCCCTCTCCCTAACCTGGCCTGGTGGATGCCTCACGAGGTTCGGGCTTCCAGCGGCCGAGGCTGACGCGACTGGGCCTCCCCTCCAGGCGCGTCCTCCTTTGGGTGACTCGCCATAAATCAGCCGCAAGGATCCTCCCCTGTAAACCTGACAGTGCCATAAACTGCGGACCGAGGGACTCTAATCTGATAATGGTGTCCCTAAGGTAAGTCCTAGACCCATCCGTGGCGTGTTCTGAAGAGGGACTAGAGTCTGGAGAACCCGGGGCCTGGCCCTTCTGTCTAGCTTAGTTTCAGAGACCTTAATTTATAATGCTCCTTCCCCTTCTGTAAAGATTGCATCGGACTAAACAAtctgtatttattatttgaagCGAGTAATTTCGTTTCCCTGATTATTTATCCTCGTcttaatgtatttatatgtatatttgtagaATTCTGCAGCCGGGCCTAGGTACGCCCCCCAGGccttggggtggggggcacatTTCACCTCTTTAGTCTCCTTGGTCTGAACTAGTTGAGAGAATAGTTTGAACAGTTGTAACCGTGGCTGGTGTCTGTAGTTGATGTAAAGGATTGAGATCACAAATGGTCCTTCATGGGTAGAGTCAGGCAGCCCGGTGGCATAGCACGGCTCACGCTAGTCGTTTCTCAACAGCCAAAGCCCTCACCACTCGCCACAGCTTATTGATTTCAAATTGTCTGGTACTATTTGAACAAACAtttagaataaaacattttttcagtTGGAAGTGTATCTGTGTTAATCACACACGTCTGCAAGCAGATCACTCTGTCTTTATCCCACTGTGTGATCCAAGGTTGGGGGAAAGGACcctctgaaaaatattttatttattcagaatCTATTGCACAAAATAGAGAAATACTTGATTGCATTTAAGCTCTTAAAATTGGGTGGCAGTAATTAGAGGATGCAAACCTCGGTATCTTTGCTAGGGCTTTGCCAGAGCAGCACCTGCACAGATCTTTCTACCCCTTCTTTCTATACATGATCGTCacacgcggggggggggggtgttgattTTTCtgcattaaataataaaaattaaactttggGGGAAAGCCCCTgacaatcaaagaaaaagcataagagaaacaggaaggattAAGCTATGAGAGCTAAGGCGCCGTGGTATACAAAGAAATGATCCTGTAGAAACAAGCATCAGGCTTTTTCTCCCCCCTCTAGGAAGTGCTCACAAATTTTTCCTTTGTAGTAGTTCATTTCTAAGGAAAACAAACCTTCTTCACAATGTAAAATAACTAAAGCTTCATTAATGGAACCTAACATGTATAAACAAACACCTTGCTTACTTCGGTTTCTTTGTGCAAAACGGGCAAAAAGTCTACAGAATTTATAATCGTTTTGTAAATATTATTAGTGTGGCTCTAGCTAGGGTCGAGCACTTACACCCACTTCTATAGAAGGGGGCACTTGGAAAAAAGGCCTTCAGACAAGGttcaattattttgtatttcagCGAAGTCCTCCCACGCATCTCTAGTTGGTTTGGCAAATATGCAACTCCCACTCCCATAGCCTGGTGACTCGAGGTGAAATTCCCATTGTGTGGAAATAGTGTCTACTCTTCGGGTGCAACAGCAATCGTTTTCTATTTGGATGTTTGTGTTTCGCTCAGTAACGATggctcaaaaataatttttagttttcttgttcCTTTGTGCTGTTTTTAAAATGGCATGTTAGGCTGGGGGTGGGAAGGGGATATCCTTTTGCTAAATTTCACTCAATCTGAGCAAGTTTAAAGTATATATGTTGTAGAATTGTATCCACAGAATAAATCAATCGAAGGCATATTTTACCCACTCTCGAGGCTTAACATTGTTTTCTCTGAAACTTGCATTCATAGGCAGAATTTATAattgtaagaaattatttttaagctaTTACGGAAATCAAAGAAATGCGAGCTGCCTCGTAGGGCACCACAGCCACCTTTCTTAAGTGGCTAAATATTAAATAGATGAATTGTCAGGCTGTTTAGATTCAGCCCggtttctctcatctcctcttcataccataaataataataaaaatacataatgcaTCATGGCTCCAGGCGTTTCCCAGCGCGGTGTGTTACCGCAGGAGGATCTGCTGAGTCTGCGGGTGTCTGCAAAACCCCAAGTGTCATCTGTGGCTTAGGGTTTCATGGATTAGACTTTAAACAGTGTCTAGCCCGGCTGACATCAGCTTCCTCTCACACATAGGCTCTAAGGAAGTGTCAGGTTGGGGGTTCCCACTCTCTAGGCAGCCGCAGCCTCTCAGGCCCTGTGATGGAGGGAGGATGttggaagaagggggaggggtcgCTTCGACCAAACCTGCGGGCTTCGCCTACCTTCTGAAGTTCTTGGAGACTTCAGAGAATTGCTCAGTTCTTTCCTGCCACTAACGCGAGTCACGTGATAGGCACAGTCGCTCCTAGCGTGGGTGGGGGCGGCGGCGAGTTCTGGGAGGGCACACTCCCACGCGGCCGGCCGCCCGAGAGAGTTGGGCCCGCGGCACAACCATTTAAAACTTCATAAATTATAAACAAGCCGCCTTGGCCTTCGCCATAAATTCAGCTCCTCTTGAGCCTGCAATTAGTGTTAGGAAGCACCCAAGTCTAAACACAACCAAACGCCCTCTGAAGGGCCCAACTGCCCGAGGTTGCAAGCCTTTATTTATTTCCCGGTGCCACCCCCTCTGCACTCGAGGCTTGCTCACA contains:
- the Hoxd3 gene encoding homeobox protein Hox-D3 — encoded protein: MLFEQGQQALELPECTMQKAAYYENPGLFGGYGYSKATDTYGYSTPHQPYPPPAAANSLDSDYPSSACSIQSSAPLRAPAHKGAELNGSCMRPGTGNSQGGGGGNQPPGLNSEQQPPQPPPPPPTLPPSSPTNPGSGVPAKKTKGGPNASSSSSTISKQIFPWMKESRQNSKQKNSCATSGENCEDKSPPGPASKRVRTAYTSAQLVELEKEFHFNRYLCRPRRVEMANLLNLTERQIKIWFQNRRMKYKKDQKAKGILHSPAGQSPERSPPLGGAAGHVAYSGQLPPVPGLAYDAPSPPAFAKSQPNMYGLAAYTAPLSSCLPQQKRYAAPEFEPHPMASNGGGFASANLQGSPVYVGGNFVDSMAPASGPVFNLGHLSHPSSASVDYSCAAQIPGNHHHGPCDPHPTYTDLSAHHSSQGRLPEAPKLTHL